The Urbifossiella limnaea genome has a window encoding:
- a CDS encoding glycosyltransferase family 4 protein has product MRIAFVTAGAAGMFCGSCMRDNTLVAALRRRGHDALLIPTYTPIRTDEADVSQGRVFFGGINVYLQEKSWLFRHTPWLTDRLLDVPRLLRWVSRFAGRVKYSELGGLAVSMLRGEHGHQRKEVEKLVAWLEAEVKPDVILFTNALLSGVIPPLRKRLGVPIWVTLQGDDIFLDALPEKDRAACVDLIRANTADVAGFLSTSRFYADHMSAYLGVPREMVRVVYPGITLEGHGGERPPRRDGRLTVGYFARVCPEKGFHHAVEGFVTLMKGADAPDAVLRASGWLGENDKPFFREQVAKLAAAGLAERFEYVESPTHEAKVEFLRAADVLCVPTTYREPKGLYVLEAWANGLPVVLPEHGTFPELLADGGGLLVPPGDPTALAAALRRALADHDWRDAAGRAGAAAVRERFTADVMARETELVLQQAAVR; this is encoded by the coding sequence ATGCGAATCGCGTTCGTCACCGCCGGCGCCGCGGGCATGTTCTGCGGCAGCTGCATGAGGGACAACACCCTCGTGGCCGCGTTGCGCCGCCGCGGCCACGACGCCCTGCTAATCCCCACTTACACGCCGATCCGCACCGACGAGGCGGACGTGAGCCAGGGCCGCGTCTTCTTCGGCGGCATCAACGTCTACCTGCAAGAGAAGTCGTGGCTGTTCCGCCACACGCCGTGGCTCACCGACCGCCTGCTCGACGTGCCGCGGCTCCTGCGCTGGGTGTCGCGGTTCGCCGGCCGGGTGAAGTACAGTGAGCTCGGCGGCCTCGCCGTCTCGATGCTGCGGGGCGAGCACGGCCACCAGCGCAAGGAAGTCGAGAAGCTGGTCGCGTGGCTCGAAGCCGAGGTGAAGCCGGACGTGATCCTGTTCACGAACGCGCTCCTGTCCGGCGTCATCCCGCCGCTGCGCAAGCGGCTCGGCGTGCCGATCTGGGTGACGCTTCAGGGCGACGACATCTTTCTGGACGCGCTTCCCGAGAAGGACCGGGCCGCCTGCGTGGACCTCATCCGCGCGAACACCGCCGACGTGGCCGGCTTCCTGAGCACGAGCCGGTTCTACGCCGACCACATGAGCGCGTACCTGGGCGTGCCGCGGGAAATGGTCCGGGTGGTGTACCCCGGCATCACGCTGGAGGGCCACGGCGGCGAGCGGCCGCCCCGCCGCGACGGCCGTCTGACGGTCGGCTACTTCGCCCGCGTCTGCCCCGAGAAGGGGTTCCACCACGCCGTCGAGGGGTTCGTCACGCTGATGAAGGGGGCCGACGCCCCGGACGCGGTCCTGCGGGCGTCCGGGTGGCTCGGGGAGAACGACAAGCCGTTCTTCCGCGAGCAGGTGGCGAAGCTCGCGGCCGCGGGGCTGGCCGAGCGCTTCGAGTACGTGGAGAGCCCGACGCACGAGGCGAAGGTGGAGTTCCTCCGCGCCGCGGACGTGCTGTGCGTGCCGACGACGTACCGCGAGCCGAAGGGGCTGTACGTGTTGGAGGCGTGGGCGAACGGGCTCCCGGTGGTGCTGCCGGAACACGGCACCTTCCCGGAACTGCTGGCCGACGGCGGCGGCCTGCTCGTGCCCCCGGGCGACCCCACGGCGCTGGCCGCGGCGCTGCGGCGGGCGCTGGCAGATCACGACTGGCGCGACGCCGCCGGCCGGGCCGGCGCCGCGGCGGTCCGCGAGCGGTTCACGGCCGACGTGATGGCGCGGGAAACCGAACTCGTTCTGCAGCAGGCCGCGGTAAGATGA
- a CDS encoding acyl-CoA thioesterase — translation MFTTTRRVEFGDTDMAGIMHFSQFFRFMEVAETDFLRARGLSVSWRRDGVKWGFPRVSAACDFKTPARFEDVLTIAVTVEKIGTKSVSYRHDITNQHGAAVAVGRITSVFCRSLGPDHIESVDIPPDVRAKLEGPAA, via the coding sequence ATGTTCACCACCACCCGCCGCGTCGAGTTCGGCGACACCGACATGGCCGGGATCATGCACTTCTCCCAGTTCTTCCGCTTCATGGAGGTCGCGGAGACGGACTTCCTCCGCGCCCGCGGGCTGAGCGTGAGCTGGCGCCGCGACGGCGTGAAGTGGGGCTTCCCCCGCGTCTCCGCGGCGTGCGACTTCAAGACCCCCGCCCGCTTCGAAGACGTGCTGACCATCGCCGTGACGGTCGAGAAGATCGGTACCAAGTCGGTCAGCTACCGCCACGACATCACGAACCAGCACGGGGCCGCGGTCGCCGTCGGCCGCATCACGTCCGTGTTCTGCCGGTCGCTCGGGCCCGATCACATCGAGAGTGTGGACATCCCGCCGGACGTGCGCGCAAAGCTGGAAGGCCCGGCGGCATGA
- a CDS encoding WD40 repeat domain-containing serine/threonine protein kinase → MPAPTADTILAALKRVPLLSASQLRRVEDAAGRGRHPPERVVGRLVEKGWATKFQADALLAGKADTLVVGPYLLLDLLGEGGMGRVYMARHVRLGRIDAVKVIRSDRLSSRNIVRRFAREIRLTASLEHPHVVRALDAGEAGGRLYLATEYIDGQDLASTVIHGGPLTPADACLVAYQACQALQYVHERGLVHRDIKPSNLMRERATRVVKLMDLGLSGVRAGDAAASMAGGLLTTDGVMLGTPDFMPPEQARNPHGADIRADLYGLGATLFFLLSGRPPYAGSAVEKLMAHASLPVPPVVTPGGPAPPPLAALVTKLMAKDPDDRYPTPAAVAEALLALRAGARAEVVAPAAAQAAGPVEPSDVLPAEAWQSEFEQLVDEAESQAKARVQPRRISRPTRWGWVLPAAAVTLGLGVLVGTGVLRRQPSPPVERPPPPPTPAEELRDLRAAVASAEDRDAVRRRVIDFRARHPATPIAVAAAGLLRKLPAPTDKLQAKGAPFVAATATGRAVGALAFAGDDSRLVVARAGRAPEELTLPELTPTGRFPAAEVSDHAAALAPDGRVAVAADGAGRLVAWAAGAVRVIDLPDTRARTAAVAPDGKTAVVVPQDGDLCRVDLAAGRVTSRLAVPADGVREVLVVADGSACVAFGDTVRVVPFAGGAVRTIEPMTDVPGPPLGAVAPESGRLYLAGIEPVPGRHLPGADRSDLRYELPLERRQWFFQPPTRPRATAVAVSADEAVVAVGTGSGKLVVFAAATGKITGELALPGGVKALAFSTSGRVLAAALDGGRVVLVPLGK, encoded by the coding sequence ATGCCGGCCCCCACCGCGGACACCATCCTCGCGGCGCTGAAGCGGGTCCCGCTCCTCAGCGCGTCGCAGCTCCGCCGCGTCGAGGACGCGGCCGGTCGCGGCCGCCACCCGCCCGAGCGGGTCGTCGGGCGGCTCGTCGAGAAGGGCTGGGCCACGAAGTTCCAGGCCGACGCCCTTCTCGCCGGCAAGGCGGACACCCTCGTCGTCGGCCCGTACCTGCTCCTCGACCTGCTCGGCGAGGGCGGCATGGGCCGCGTCTACATGGCCCGCCACGTCCGCCTCGGCCGTATCGACGCGGTTAAGGTCATCCGATCCGACCGGCTGTCGTCGCGCAACATCGTCCGCCGGTTCGCCCGCGAAATCCGCCTCACCGCCAGCCTCGAACACCCGCACGTCGTCCGCGCCCTCGACGCCGGCGAGGCCGGCGGGCGGCTGTACCTCGCCACCGAGTACATCGACGGGCAAGACCTGGCGAGCACCGTGATCCACGGCGGCCCGCTCACCCCGGCCGACGCCTGCCTCGTGGCGTACCAGGCGTGCCAGGCGCTTCAGTACGTCCACGAGCGCGGCCTCGTCCACCGCGACATCAAGCCCTCGAACCTGATGCGCGAGCGGGCCACCCGGGTGGTCAAGTTGATGGACCTCGGCCTGTCCGGCGTCCGGGCCGGGGACGCCGCGGCCTCGATGGCCGGCGGGCTGCTGACGACCGACGGGGTGATGCTCGGCACGCCGGATTTCATGCCGCCGGAGCAGGCCCGCAACCCGCACGGGGCGGACATCCGCGCCGACCTGTACGGCCTCGGGGCGACGCTGTTCTTCCTCCTGAGCGGCCGCCCGCCGTATGCCGGGTCCGCGGTCGAGAAGCTGATGGCGCACGCGAGTCTGCCGGTGCCGCCGGTGGTGACGCCGGGCGGCCCCGCCCCGCCGCCGCTGGCCGCGCTGGTGACGAAGCTGATGGCGAAGGACCCGGACGACCGCTACCCGACGCCCGCGGCCGTGGCCGAGGCGCTGCTGGCGCTGCGGGCCGGGGCGCGGGCGGAAGTGGTCGCGCCGGCCGCGGCGCAGGCGGCGGGGCCGGTCGAGCCGTCCGACGTGCTGCCGGCGGAGGCGTGGCAGTCGGAGTTCGAGCAGCTCGTGGACGAGGCCGAGTCGCAGGCCAAGGCGCGGGTGCAACCGCGGCGGATCTCGCGGCCGACGCGGTGGGGCTGGGTGCTCCCGGCGGCCGCGGTCACGCTCGGGCTTGGCGTACTGGTCGGCACCGGCGTGCTCCGGCGGCAGCCGTCGCCGCCCGTCGAGCGCCCGCCGCCGCCGCCGACGCCCGCCGAGGAGTTGCGCGACCTGCGCGCCGCGGTCGCGTCGGCCGAGGACCGTGACGCCGTCCGCCGCCGCGTCATCGACTTCCGCGCGAGGCACCCGGCGACCCCGATCGCGGTCGCGGCCGCCGGGCTGCTGCGGAAGCTGCCGGCGCCGACGGACAAGTTACAAGCGAAGGGGGCGCCGTTCGTCGCGGCGACCGCCACCGGCCGGGCCGTGGGCGCGCTGGCGTTCGCGGGCGACGACTCGCGGCTCGTCGTCGCCCGCGCCGGCCGGGCGCCCGAGGAGTTGACGCTGCCGGAACTGACGCCGACCGGTCGGTTCCCGGCCGCGGAGGTGTCGGACCACGCGGCCGCGCTCGCCCCGGACGGCCGCGTCGCGGTCGCGGCCGACGGCGCCGGTCGGCTCGTGGCGTGGGCCGCCGGCGCGGTGCGCGTCATCGACCTGCCCGACACCCGGGCGCGAACCGCCGCCGTGGCGCCGGACGGCAAAACCGCCGTCGTCGTGCCTCAGGACGGCGACCTGTGCCGCGTCGATCTCGCCGCCGGGCGCGTCACCAGCCGGCTGGCCGTGCCCGCCGACGGCGTCCGCGAGGTGCTCGTCGTCGCCGACGGGTCCGCGTGCGTCGCCTTCGGCGACACCGTCCGGGTCGTGCCGTTCGCCGGCGGGGCCGTGCGGACGATCGAGCCGATGACGGACGTACCCGGCCCGCCGCTCGGGGCCGTCGCGCCGGAGTCGGGGCGGCTGTACCTCGCCGGGATCGAACCGGTTCCCGGCCGACACCTGCCGGGGGCCGACCGCTCCGACCTGCGCTACGAACTGCCGCTGGAACGAAGGCAGTGGTTCTTTCAACCACCGACGAGGCCGCGGGCGACGGCAGTGGCGGTGTCCGCGGACGAGGCGGTCGTCGCGGTCGGTACCGGTAGCGGGAAGCTGGTCGTGTTCGCGGCGGCGACGGGGAAGATTACGGGTGAACTGGCGCTGCCCGGTGGCGTGAAGGCACTGGCGTTCTCGACGAGCGGGCGGGTGCTCGCCGCGGCGCTCGACGGCGGCCGCGTGGTGCTGGTACCGCTGGGGAAGTAG
- a CDS encoding prenyltransferase/squalene oxidase repeat-containing protein yields MTEPYLTRLTTRLLDGVERLPADVRERTAAYVLRQQLPDGGWPGREGGSDVYYTGFALRSLAVLQALDPVVCTNAAGFLRTRMGGSGSVIDLFSLVVCGYLVPLGGGPDVLGEAPPDWRERVAAVLETHRSPDGGYGKTPAAPHGSTYTSFLVVLCQQLLGVPAPEPARLAAFVRGRRRDDGGYVEIGAMKRSGTNPTAAGVGVLQVLDALTDDARAAVADFLAALPAAFEGGLRANDRIPAADLLSTFTGGWTLDQLGRADKLDWPGVRDFALACEAAAGGFRGGLWDDRTDVEYTFYGLGTLALAALHTD; encoded by the coding sequence ATGACCGAGCCGTACCTCACCCGCTTGACGACGCGCCTGCTCGACGGCGTCGAACGCCTCCCGGCCGATGTCCGGGAGCGGACCGCGGCTTACGTCCTTCGCCAACAGTTGCCCGACGGCGGCTGGCCCGGCCGCGAGGGCGGGTCGGACGTGTACTACACCGGCTTCGCCCTCCGCTCGCTGGCCGTGCTGCAAGCCCTCGACCCCGTCGTTTGCACGAACGCCGCCGGCTTCCTGCGCACGCGCATGGGCGGGTCCGGCAGCGTGATCGACCTGTTCTCGCTGGTCGTGTGCGGCTACCTGGTGCCGCTCGGGGGCGGGCCGGACGTGCTGGGCGAAGCGCCGCCCGACTGGCGCGAGCGCGTTGCCGCGGTGCTGGAAACGCACCGTTCGCCCGACGGCGGCTACGGCAAGACGCCCGCGGCGCCGCACGGCAGCACGTACACCAGCTTCCTAGTCGTGCTCTGTCAGCAGTTGCTCGGAGTCCCCGCGCCGGAACCGGCGCGCCTGGCGGCGTTCGTCCGCGGCCGGCGGCGCGACGACGGCGGGTACGTGGAAATCGGCGCGATGAAGCGGAGCGGCACGAACCCGACCGCGGCCGGCGTCGGCGTGTTGCAGGTGCTCGACGCCCTCACCGACGACGCCCGCGCCGCCGTCGCCGACTTCCTGGCCGCGCTGCCGGCCGCGTTCGAGGGCGGGCTCCGCGCCAACGACCGCATCCCGGCCGCCGATTTGCTCTCCACCTTCACCGGCGGCTGGACGCTCGACCAGCTCGGCCGCGCCGACAAGCTCGACTGGCCCGGCGTGCGCGACTTCGCGCTGGCGTGCGAGGCGGCGGCGGGCGGGTTCCGCGGCGGGTTGTGGGACGACCGGACCGACGTGGAATACACCTTCTACGGCCTCGGCACGCTCGCCCTGGCCGCCCTCCACACGGACTGA
- a CDS encoding ABC transporter ATP-binding protein: protein MSLAVRDLSKDYPTRSGPLPILRGVNLALARGESLAVMGPSGSGKSTLLHILGTLDRPTAGSVTLDGTDPFTLPEAELAAFRNRRIGFVFQDHHLLPQCSVLENVLIPTLVSRDTDPKETEAYARQLLERVGLVGRLDHRPAELSGGERQRVAVARALVLKPLLLLADEPTGNLDRATAGAVGELLLELHRQENTVLVVVTHSPELAKLFPRRAEMTDGALI from the coding sequence ATGTCACTGGCCGTCCGCGACCTGTCGAAGGATTACCCCACGCGGTCCGGGCCGCTCCCGATCCTCCGCGGCGTGAACCTCGCTCTGGCCCGCGGCGAGTCGCTCGCCGTGATGGGGCCGTCCGGCTCCGGCAAGAGCACGCTGCTCCACATCCTCGGCACGCTCGACCGGCCCACCGCGGGGAGCGTCACGCTCGACGGCACCGACCCGTTCACGCTGCCGGAGGCGGAGCTGGCCGCGTTCCGCAACCGGCGCATCGGCTTCGTGTTCCAGGACCACCACCTCTTGCCGCAGTGCAGCGTGCTGGAGAACGTGCTGATCCCGACGCTCGTCAGCCGCGACACCGACCCGAAGGAAACGGAGGCGTACGCCCGGCAGTTGCTGGAGCGCGTCGGCCTCGTGGGCCGGCTCGACCACCGGCCTGCCGAGCTGTCTGGCGGCGAGCGGCAGCGCGTGGCGGTGGCGCGGGCGCTGGTGCTGAAACCGCTGCTGCTGCTGGCCGACGAGCCGACGGGGAACCTCGACCGCGCCACCGCCGGGGCCGTCGGCGAGCTGCTGCTGGAGCTGCACCGGCAGGAGAACACCGTGCTGGTGGTGGTGACGCACAGCCCGGAGCTGGCGAAGCTGTTCCCCCGCCGGGCGGAGATGACCGACGGGGCGCTGATTTAA